A region of Phoenix dactylifera cultivar Barhee BC4 unplaced genomic scaffold, palm_55x_up_171113_PBpolish2nd_filt_p 000213F, whole genome shotgun sequence DNA encodes the following proteins:
- the LOC103720976 gene encoding uncharacterized protein LOC103720976 isoform X3, whose product MEDDAGIHDEDLDHLSPLDAPGDLPQEDEESHEEENEELGGDWGSSFPTVASYRPKLTEILKNLHSPEVKIYSEASKEFIDLLRGVSGCEILREYVELSPKCLELAEAWRLHQGKPGMTHILSLVSVILEHPDGKSPSGGISRSLDSFARLLIESKLNDIYTELNSQELRRQSAALFLLASIVKRGMGLASEVAKIFDFKLPVLSKLSGVQKKGGKEVRHGKNRSTRQAFVGFALSFLEVGNPRLLRWIIQQREMYSGVLRWLGSDDTETVVYILSTLRDKILSEHSLIPPGLRSVLFGSVTLEQLSYISGNSMAGPGADIAYEVLVLVCTDPSNGLMPGLNLKGNEKRLLALMKKLKATEVDYHRELLLAIVKKRPSLCSAYMDDFPYNLEPRPSSLWFAAVSLAADMISSINADTAIMGVASHSNDLLAVNDNELQSILKCIIPRACTRSVINKGLLHSDILVQHGTLRLILESLKSLQNLIKAIEDMVESMHVRKIIDGSREVITNLHGLPGFSCFELNGCLGDENFSHMDEPGVERWVSVKQYIQDEVRAVLPDPQVLLKLLSSLSSLCCRHSKTSGRNLKRSADLPVVGVKKLKSDTPGESIDIVIGGIDAEPTNDTLDEQKEDNKQNMDVEKDHTAIIAELWGLNHQAKIPDEPGHAEIFFHSKLLDVLKFYLCTMPVAFEGSFDFFKILPINPLTLSTDQQQSLLSLLVEFVGQSPGSSGSARTPDLMYKHLQPLINVLIYSQDKRVKGKAYVLARAAMISTGAFDQNFSEIDAWLFFLPGYNIRKYFVETQGAEMFHDFSAVVISFLCDSVSTVGNNLYKYLDHMQKLISRLDDSKDDSPGFSPLVVCILQKCLRLLESDSGTFRLYERSMIALYVCNTLSLLLQSQVDMKTLPGLINLVLTEKFTDHISVANDSESSLCEWRPIKNLLCFARSILHQQSCSFFSISESAPEGHGNSFFLVLAKIKEFLHRGNAGSLAGMAVAFSSSILCASPGDILKNFPLLLTMAQQHFRSHIPFLSLVLFSEQKFLAKVSNLWPDMFICGLEMIEGSDRNNCRVDNGHLIHSNESVSSVSQNHLDSRESAASAFCLFLRHAPFYTLFSAFLSFESWKKHSTRMLDLFRAKIAEGLIDDLITYLRYALFWSYQILSSYKAKPSDILEELFMICFTLVDYIFDRIVVLASDPAKFQTEGTSCTTQYVQDLVDLIFHHPVVSLSVSHPLCCSQEHADESLGDSEEAFLNSLKQNFHPMNNLMLQFLIKVFEFLLALEYQNSYASEVHGPFTESVLEVPKLLVQKVVLLFRENFDLCVEKRDLEPLIPCYNIFDAFMHFVSPFELLELVFWMFSKLENEDSGCTSVFTSAVILCLHIANGTLNMLYNLLQQPKLKSESYLFWEMKIKSFNTAILQRVFYKILDFSISFNLESADICLFSVVDAVYSLRVAKPQPALLPLYMLLSRMIINSPVKLLLHCLYPTSKIKAKTLFRLIEVSPMHMRLFGQIFLGILAKHLTVLDALNVDGASASWGKVTDMNCDYILSEDDFVLLLPSALSYLMSSLCNNRKQDIKLFGSIPTFYFKILMDGFSNWNSYVSRSNFQEEYDEFSLTSMEDFHNLFNNSLLGKAATMLHYFFIINGNSIGKKQRLKIFDDIYSHSSDLLDCDFKAFNTFSYKESLKLINEISAKMALTRLLLFPPESLMQVSGIEIEGLDKMTVEWESERMNSAKLRFMSILVKTLDWIVRGFPQNMEGTLTSCSADSCRVFRFLEHSILRNIIQLSIKIKTYLIQLPSIPFLKLFIRSCLLNRFEDPVTLKAIRCILASLSEGSFSSTEILDLLLGHSQFVLTILCGDATSDSSSFAPSGTLLQPVPSILKSVDVICIDQITQKGGVICDMLSKLKNENCSLEKRRLELIKLLRVLYHFRNRENNTGLVKDDRMDSKELIFLLLSAYGATLSETDLEILHLMHQIESIEGSEYDTIAEMDYLWGSSALKFKKELTVDKLASCSTEERHRMLFRENIPVDTKLCMKTVLHFCYNRSSRTAIVSLKKLLEDNFVDTTERPSSNDHLLQRYDPAFILRFSIHCLLMGYIEAIEFSRLGLLAITFVSISSPDDDLRKLGYESLGSFKKALQVASCFKICSHVLENQILICEADL is encoded by the exons ATGGAGGACGACGCGGGAATCCACGACGAGGACCTCGACCATCTCTCACCTCTCGATGCACCCGGCGACCTCCCCCAAG AAGATGAAGAGAGTCATGAAGAAGAAAATGAGGAACTAGGAGGAGATTGGGGGTCTAGTTTTCCGACTGTAGCTTCGTACAGACCAAAACTTACAGAAATATTAAAGAACTTGCACTCCCCGGaggtaaaaatttattctgaagCCTCGAAGGAGTTTATTGATTTGTTAAGGGGGGTTTCTGGCTGCGAGATTTTACGCGAGTATGTTGAGTTATCGCCCAAATGCTTGGAGCTTGCAGAAGCTTGGAGACTTCACCAAGGGAAGCCTGGGATGACCCATATATTGTCATTGGTGTCAGTGATCCTTGAACACCCGGATGGGAAGTCACCGTCTGGTGGGATCAGCAGAAGTCTCGACAGCTTTGCCCGTTTgttaattgagtcaaaattgaatgATATTTACACTGAACTGAATAGCCAAGAGCTTCGGCGCCAGAGTGCTGCACTATTTCTTTTGGCTTCGATTGTTAAGCGTGGGATGGGGTTAGCTTCTGAGGTtgctaaaatttttgattttaagCTTCCGGTGCTTTCCAAGCTCTCAGGTGttcagaagaagggaggaaaagaAGTGAGGCATGGCAAAAATCGTTCCACAAGGCAGGCCTTTGTTGGGTTTGCCCTTTCATTCCTGGAGGTTGGGAATCCTAGACTGTTGAGGTGGATCATCCAGCAAAGGGAAATGTACTCCGGGGTGCTCCGTTGGCTTGGAAGTGATGACACCGAGACCGTTGTTTATATTCTATCCACACTCCGGGATAAAATTTTAAGCGAACACTCCCTCATTCCTCCGGGACTCCGCAGTGTTCTCTTTGGAAGTGTCACCCTCGAGCAGTTGAGCTATATTTCAGGAAATTCTATGGCAGGCCCTGGTGCAGATATTGCGTATGAGGTTTTGGTTTTGGTATGTACTGACCCTAGTAATGGGTTGATGCCTGGTTTGAACTTAAAGGGCAATGAGAAGAGGCTGTTGGCGCTCATGAAGAAGTTGAAGGCCACTGAAGTTGATTATCACAGGGAGTTACTGTTGGCTATTGTTAAAAAAAGGCCATCTCTATGCTCAGCATACATGGATGATTTCCCATACAATTTGGAGCCCCGTCCATCTTCTTTGTG GTTTGCTGCCGTTTCTCTTGCAGCTGACATGATTTCTTCGATAAATGCTGATACTGCTATTATGGGTGTTGCTTCCCATTCCAATGATCTGCTAGCTGTGAATGATAATGAACTGCAGAGTATCTTGAAGTGCATAATTCCCCGTGCATGTACTCGGTCAGTGATAAATAAGGGCTTGCTTCACTCTGACATTCTTGTGCAGCATGGCACTTTAAGACTTATTTTGGAATCTCTCAAATCACTGCAAAATCTTATCAAGGCAATTGAAGACATGGTAGAGAGCATGCATGTGAGAAAAATAATAGATGGCTCTAGGGAAGTGATTACTAACTTACATGGTCTTCCAGGTTTCAGTTGCTTTGAACTTAATGGATGTTTGGGAGATGAAAATTTCTCTCATATGGATGAACCAGGGGTTGAAAGGTGGGTGTCTGTAAAGCAGTACATTCAGGATGAGGTCAGAGCAGTGCTGCCTGATCCTCAAGTTCTATTGAAATTACTCTCTTCACTTAGTTCACTATGTTGCAGACATTCTAAAACTTCAGGGAGGAATCTAAAGAGATCTGCAGATTTGCCTGTAGTTGGTGTGAAGAAATTGAAATCTGATACACCTGGTGAGAGTATTGATATAGTTATAGGTGGGATTGATGCTGAACCTACCAATGATACCCTTGATGAACAGAAAGAAGATAACAAGCAAAATATGGATGTGGAGAAGGATCATACAGCAATAATAGCTGAACTCTGGGGCTTGAATCATCAGGCGAAAATCCCAGATGAACCAGGGCATgctgaaatattttttcactCCAAACTGCTTGATGTTCTCAAGTTCTATCTG TGTACAATGCCCGTTGCTTTTGAGGGATCATTTGACTTCTTCAAAATTCTACCCATCAATCCTTTAACTCTGTCTACTGATCAGCAACAATCATTATTGTCTTTATTAGTTGAGTTCGTTGGACAATCTCCAGGAAGCAGTGGTTCAGCAAGAACCCCGGATTTGATGTACAAACACTTGCAGCCATTGATCAATGTCTTGATATATTCACAAGATAAAAGAGTAAAAGGTAAAGCTTATGTATTGGCACGGGCAGCCATGATAAGCACTGGTGCTTTTGATCAAAACTTCTCAGAGATTGATGCATGGTTATTCTTCTTACCTGGTTACAACATAAGAAAGTATTTTGTGGAAACTCAAGGAGCGGAAATGTTTCATGACTTCTCTGCTGTTGTCATATCGTTTCTTTGTGATTCTGTTTCAACGGTTGGAAATAACTTGTACAAGTATTTGGATCATATGCAAAAGCTTATCTCTAGATTAGATGACTCTAAAG ATGATTCTCCTGGGTTCAGTCCTCTCGTTGTTTGTATCCTACAGAAATGCCTCAGGCTGTTAGAGTCGGATTCTGGCACCTTTAGATTGTATGAGAGATCCATGATTGCTTTATATGTGTGCAATACACTAAGCTTACTTTTGCAGTCTCAG GTAGACATGAAAACTTTACCTGGTCTGATAAATTTGGTTTTAACTGAAAAGTTTACTGATCATATATCAGTAGCTAATGATTCTGAGAGCTCCCTCTGCGAATGGAGGCCAATAAAGAAtctgttatgttttgcaagaagtATCCTTCATCAACAGAGTTGTagtttcttttcaatatcaGAAAGTGCTCCTGAAGGGCATGGTAACTCTTTCTTCTTAGTACTTGCTAAAATAAAGGAGTTTTTACATCGGGGAAATGCTGGCAGTCTAGCTGGAATGGCTGTTGCCTTTTCATCATCAATCTTATGTGCTTCTCCTGGGGATATATTGAAAAATTTCCCTTTACTTCTTACCATGGCCCAACAGCATTTCAGATCTCATATCCCTTTCTTGTCATTGGTACTTTTCTCCGAACAAAAGTTTCTTGCTAAGGTTTCTAATCTGTGGCCAGATATGTTCATTTGTGGTCTGGAAATGATTGAGGGTTCAGATAGGAATAACTGCAGAGTGGATAATGGACATTTAATTCATAGCAATGAATCTGTTTCATCAGTGTCTCAAAACCATTTGGATTCCAGGGAATCAGCTGCTTctgcattttgtttatttttgaggCATGCTCCTTTTTATACACTATTTTCTGCATTCTTGAGCTTCGAGAGTTGGAAAAAGCATTCGACTAGAATGCTAGACTTATTTAGAGCTAAAATAGCTGAAGGTTTGATTGATGACTTAATCACTTATTTGAGATATGCACTATTTTGGAGTTATCAGATATTGTCATCCTATAAAGCTAAGCCATCTGACATTCTTGAAGAACTTTTCATGATCTGTTTCACTCTTGTTGATTATATATTTGACCGAATTGTGGTATTGGCTTCTGATCCTGCTAAATTTCAAACTGAAGGAACATCTTGTACTACACAATATGTTCAAGATTTAGTTGACCTGATTTTCCATCACCCCGTTGTGAGTCTGTCTGTGTCACACCCTTTGTGCTGCAGCCAAGAACATGCAGATGAAAGCTTGGGGGACAGTGAGGAAGCCTTTTTGAATTCCTTAAAACAAAACTTTCATCCAATGAACAATCTTATGCTGCAATTTTTGATTAAGGTTTTTGAGTTTTTGCTAGCTCTGGAATATCAGAATAGTTATGCATCTGAAGTCCATGGTCCTTTTACTGAATCAGTTTTAGAGGTTCCCAAGCTCCTGGTTCAGAAGGTAGTGTTGTTATTTAGGGAAAATTTCGATCTATGTGTTGAGAAAAGAGATCTAGAGCCCCTTATCCCATGTTACAACATCTTTGATGCTTTCATGCATTTTGTATCTCCGTTTGAACTGCTTGAACTTGTATTCTGGATGTTTTCTAAACTGGAAAATGAGGATTCTGGCTGTACATCAGTATTTACATCTGCTGTTATTCTCTGTTTGCATATTGCCAATGGCACATTGAATATGCTATACAATCTTTTACAACAGCCAAAGCtgaaatcagaatcttatctGTTTTGGGAAATGAAGATTAAGAGTTTCAACACTGCAATTCTTCAAAGAGTTTTCTATAAGATTCTTGATTTTTCCATAAGCTTCAATCTAGAAAGTGCAGATATTTGTTTATTCAGTGTTGTTGATGCTGTCTATAGTCTGAGAGTTGCAAAACCTCAGCCTGCTCTGCTTCCATTGTATATGTTGTTGTCTAGGATGATCATCAACAGTCCCGTGAAATTGCTACTACACTGCTTGTATCCAACAAGTAAGATCAAAGCAAAAACTTTGTTTCGGCTCATTGAAGTGAGCCCTATGCATATGAGGCTTTTTGGCCAGATATTCTTGGGTATTCTGGCAAAACACTTAACTGTTCTGGATGCTTTAAATGTGGATGGTGCATCTGCATCTTGGGGTAAAGTGACTGATATGAACTGTGACTATATCCTTTCAGAGGATGACTTTGTGCTTCTGTTGCCTTCTGCTTTATCATACTTGATGTCTAGCTTATGTAACAATAGGAAGCAGGATATCAAACTTTTTGGATCTATACCAACATTttactttaaaattttaatggATGGTTTCTCGAATTGGAACAGCTATGTGTCTAGAAGCAATTTTcaggaggaatatgatgaattTTCACTGACATCAATGGAGGATTTTCATAATCTTTTCAACAACTCTCTTCTTGGGAAAGCGGCCACTATGTTGCATTACTTTTTCATCATAAATGGAAATTCAATTGGAAAGAAACAGCGGTTGAAAATATTCGATGATATTTATTCCCACTCATCAGATCTACTTGATTGTGATTTTAAAGCATTCAATACCTTCTCTTACAAGGAGTCCTTAAAGCTGATTAATGAAATCTCTGCAAAGATGGCATTGACAAGGTTATTGTTATTTCCTCCTGAAAGTTTAATGCAGGTTTCAGGAATTGAAATAGAAGGACTTGATAAGATGACTGTTGAATGGGAATCTGAGAGAATGAATTCTGCAAAACTAAGGTTTATGAGCATTCTGGTCAAGACATTGGATTGGATTGTCAGGGGCTTTCCTCAAAATATGGAGGGCACTTTAACATCTTGCAGTGCTGACAGTTGTCGTGTTTTTAGATTTTTAGAACATTCCATTTTGAGGAACATTATTCAGCTGTCAATAAAGATTAAAACCTATCTTATCCAGTTGCCATCTATTCCGTTTCTAAAGTTATTTATTAGATCTTGCCTCCTCAATAGATTTGAGGATCCTGTTACTTTAAAAGCAATTCGCTGCATTCTTGCTTCACTGTCAGAAGGAAGCTTTTCCTCTACTGAAATTCTTGATCTCTTGCTTGGACACTCTCAGTTTGTATTGACAATTCTCTGCGGTGATGCCACTTCTGATTCATCTTCTTTTGCACCCAGTGGAACATTATTGCAGCCAGTCCCTAGTATCTTGAAATCAGTTGATGTCATTTGTATTGATCAAATCACACAAAAGGGCGGGGTCATCTGTGATATGTTGTCCAAGCTGAAAAATGAAAACTGTTCTCTAGAAAAGAGAAGGTTGGAACTAATTAAGTTGCTCAGAGTATTGTATCATTTTAGAAATAGAGAAAACAATACCGGGCTTGTAAAAGATGATCGCATGGATTCAAAGGAATTGATTTTCTTGCTCTTATCTGCCTATGGTGCAACTCTGAGTGAAACTGATCTAGAGATACTCCATCTCATGCATCAGATTGAATCAATTGAAGGATCAGAGTATGATACAATTGCTGAAATGGATTATCTGTGGGGTAGTTCTGCCTTGAAGTTTAAAAAAGAACTCACAGTAGATAAATTAGCATCTTGTTCAACTGAAGAACGACACAGAATGCTGTTCAGAGAGAACATTCCAGTTGATACAAAGCTATGCATGAAGACAGTTCTGCATTTTTGCTATAATAGATCTTCACGGACTGCTATTGTCTCCCTGAAAAAACTTTTGGAGGACAACTTTGTTGATACGACAGAG AGACCATCTTCAAATGATCACCTACTTCAACGATATGATCCTGCTTTTATACTGAGGTTCTCCATTCATTGCCTATTGATGGGTTACATTGAAGCCATAGAATTTTCTCGACTAGGCTTGCTTGCGATTACATTTGTTAGCATATCTTCACCTGATGATGATTTGCGAAAATTAGGTTATGAGTCCCTTGGAAGCTTCAAGAAGGCTTTGCAG